cgccggcgaccgccggATCTCAaccgccggtgagcccccacccctccgtccctctctccctcccctcctcctcctcaggctCTGGTGGTTCTCGTGCGCGCTTTCCTACGCTGCAGGGCGGCGGTGAACCCTAGCTCGTGGGCCCCGTTTGACCGTGGGTAGGGCCTGCGTGTatgtgggtgtgggtgtgggtgtgaggggggtgggggggggggggggtccgggtGCAGGAGCGGTGAGGATGGTCCGATTCGGTGGTTGACCTTGTGTGTCCCGACATGCTCGTTGGACATGGAGTCCGGTCCCGTGGGTCGTCTGTGCTCGTGCCCCCTGTTCATCAGTTGGTTGGGCACCGATTGAGCTTTGTAGATGTGGATGTGccaaaaatatttttgataGGGTATCGGGTTAGCTGGATTTATTTGGGCGCGGGTTTCTCACGACCCATGTGTTGCTCCTTCCTGTGGTGGTAGTTGGAGGTCGTTTTGAGCCATTCCTTGCCTCGCACTCAGGTTGTTCTTCATGCACTGTAGTAACAGTTCCTGCATTTTAGATAGTTTTAAGTTTTGACTGGTCCCTGGTCAGTTCAAGCATTTTGTTCTTCCTGCCTGTTATAAGTAGTGACCCCAACTGTTGTAGTTGTTGCTATTATTAGTTCTCACCAACTGATGTACTAGTTGCTTCTGCTATTGATGCTTCGCAGTTGGTTGCAGTGTCATGCATACTATATGATGAAATGCAGTATACTATCATGACCTTTCTAAAATTCCTGCTCTGTCCTAATTTATACTTTTGTACATTTATTTGAACTGATTGTATCATCTTTTTTCTTACAATACATGTTTCCCTTCACTATGACAAGGCACATTTTTagtacgaatctaatgacatcaACTTTGTGCACAAAATTATGTATAAATACAGTAATAGTAGTTGGTCAAAGCCTTGCCCTACTGAAATGAAAGAAGCCTTGTAATTTTAAATGGGAGATGTAGTAACAATAGTTTCAATATTTCCAGAACAACAATTCAAGCAGCTTTGATTTCTCCTGTTTCTCTAACCAGTTCACTTCTTTTTATGTTTTCATTTGCTGAAATAGTGCCATCAACTATGGTAATTTTTGTTATTTCTAGTTCAGGATCCAGATGTTAGTGGCAGAGGTGCTCAGGGCAGGACCATACATCTCTAGGTTTTCTTGACATGCATGCAAAGTATATACCACTAGCAAAACTTTTTTGTCAGAGTAGTTTAATTGTAGTATGCTTTTGTTTTCTAGCAAAATACAGCTCTTGCCTCAAGAGAGGTTGCAGACTGTAGTTCACTGAACGAATTTTAGGACAAAATTACTGCATACCTGTTTTCTGTATTTTCCCTGACTTTTGTGTGGTTCTTTCATTTTTTGTGGAGTTTTAGAAAACATAGTATGCATGCAGTTCCTTGTATTAAACACTGGGATATACTGGGGCTTTTGTAGCTTAAATCATTTTTATATGCACACAGTTGCTTGCATTAAACCCTGAATATTTATGGGCCCTTTGTAGTTTCAATTATGTTACTATACAATTTGTTTTGTGATGATTGGTGAAATTGCCAGCTTATAACATCCTCAAATTCAGGTTGCGAGAGGTTGTTCAGTTTCACAATTTAAAAAACCTCAATTTCTGGACGTGCTCAGCAAAATAAGTTCTTTCCGCTGTAGTCAATTCCGACTGGTAGCAATGGCAACAGCTCCAGCCAATGGTGATTCGCAGAGTGGCCCTCAGCGGAACTATCAGGTTGTTGTTGCTGCCACTCGTGACTTAGGCATTGGGAAGGATGGGATCTTGCCATGGAAGCTTCTTGGTGACCTTAAGTTCTTCAAGGATCTTACGCTTTCAACATCTGACCCTGCCAAGAAGAATGCAGTTATAATGGGAAGGAAGACATGGGAGAGCATTCCTGTTAAGTTGAGGCCATTGCCTGGTCGTTTGAATGTCATACTCACTCGATCTGGTAGTTTTGATTTTGCAACAGTAGAAAATGTTGTTATCTGCGGAAGCATGAAGTCTGCCTTAGAACTGCTAGCATCAACTCCATATTGCTTATCAATTGAGAAAGTTTTTGTTATAGGGGGTGGGCAGGTACTGAGGTGAGTTATTAACCCTTTGGAACAATTTATTGTACATGTACTCTGTTATTACATGCAAATCCACTTTAATGCTTTTCACTCTTCTGCATATGTAGGGAGTATCTTAATGGACCTGCATGTGAGGCCATCCATCTAACTGACATTCAGTCGAGCATTGAGTGTGACACTTTCATCCCCCCAATTGACTTCTCAGTGTTCCAACCATGGTATTCATCTTTCCCGGTGGTAGAAAGCAACATTAGGCATTCTTTTGTGACCTTTGTTCGTGTTAGAAAATCACTGGCAGAAACTAATGACTCAAATGGAAAGGAATCAACTGAGGTTGATAGCAAGAATGACAAGTTTGAAACAGAGAATTTCTCTTTTCTCCCGAAGATGATATTTGATCGCCATGAGGAGTATCATTATCTTAATCTTGTTGAAGATATTATAAGGTCCGGTGCTCAGAAAAATGACAGGACAGGAACCGGAACATTGTCAAAATTTGGGTGTCAGGTATTTCTCCTTAATTTTGAATATCTCATTTAATCAACTAGAAAATATAATGTCTTCCTTTTTCTTAATAGATGCGGTTCAACTTAAGGAAAAATTTTCCTCTGCTGACAACAAAGGTATGTGAATATATTTGTAGTTTTCAAATTTATCGCAGTCAGAACAATCAATAGTTTTCAAATTTGTAAGGAAAGTATCAAGTGGAGAACGACATTAAGAATATTCTATATCTTTAATGCTTCGGGCTTGTTAATTTTTCAAATGCATGTTTATTGTGTTTCTGCTGtgcctttttttcttcttctgtttACAGTAATTGCATTCAAGTTGATGCTGATTTAATTTTATTCTTTTATGATCCCAATAAGCTCTGTTTCAATAATTTGACTGAGTTTCTAAATTGTTAATTTTGGTTGAATCATCTGCAATAGTCTAGTTGTTGTTTTCACGAGATAGCTAGAGCCCTTACAATGTTTTATTAAGATGGGCATATTGTGCGAGACTATGAGTTGCTAAGTTTGACCCTGCAGTGCATTGTGTATTAGAGTTGTACTAGTATGCTTCATTTGTTGCTATTATACAAGGGACAGATGACAGTACGAGCAGATGCAGACTAGGGTGGTAacgggccatggccctagtggcctcttcacgGCCCAACAAGGTCCTTAAatattttagttcaaaattatataagattagagcccagccttttagggcccggcccttagattttctagttcaaaattttgggccctttaccacccctagatgCAGTGCAAGTGTGCAACATTCTGTTTGATCGTGCTACCTCTTTGTAATGCACTCTTTTGAACACATACCTGTCAACTGTAGAACATTCCCCAAAACATGAGAATAGAGAGCCTTAAGGCCTTTCCCTATCTGTTATTAAACATCAGGAGTCTAAACAAAAGAGTTTGATGTTAATGTTACCATATTTATCTATTACTGATCTATGCAAtgacatgtgctctttaacaGAGGGTATTTTGGCGTGGTGTTGTCGAAGAACTCCTGTGGTTCGTCAGTGGTTCAACAAATGCAAAGGTGCACAGGCTTAAAATATTTAATTGGATCTAGTGCTGTCTTTAGCCAAACTTATTTAATATTTTGGTTTAATGTAGACGTTTGTAACTTAGTCTACGCACATGCCATGGTGAATGCACTTACTCAAATTTTACTAAATCTACTAATCATTTTGCAACTGAGGTCTAGCCGTCTAGGCACAAACAAATTCCATGCTGTTTTGATTAGGACTACCTGCAATTTTAGCAATTTTATAAAGTTTGTTTAATTAGTTACTCCTTTCAATTGCAAACGTAAGTCCTTCATAATTTTTTAACTTTTCACTAAACAATTTCTGGGTacttctcttctttcttttatgcCGTTGCCTGAATGCTAATTTTGTCAATAAATGGTTTATCATCCCCTATTTATCTTCTTAGCAATATTCACATAATCTAGCTCATTAATAATGTGAGATTAAACTGTTATTTTTTGTACTCTTTGTCTTACTCTATTAATTAGGGATAGATAGGAGAGCCTGTTTATTGATCAAATTGTCATTTAAGCTatgttacaacaacaacaacaacaacaacataaccttttttcccaagcaagttggggtaggctagagatgaaacccgaaagaaataagttcaaggttcaggcataTTGATAGCTAGtatccaagcgctcctatccaaagctatctctttagagatattccaatccttaaggtctctcttaaccgactcatcccacgtcaatttaggtctacctctacccctctttacattatcgacccgctcaagaaccccattacgcaccggcgcctcaggaggccttcgttggacatgtccaaaccatctcagccgatgctgggtaagtttctcctcaattggtgccaccccgaccctatcccgaataacttcgttccggactctatccctccttgtgtgcccgcaaaaccaccgcaacatccgcatctctgctacactcagttgctggacatgtcgcctttttgtaggccaacaggAGAATTTGCAATATGCAATTGGGAGAGCATTTTCCGCAGAAAATTGTAAAACACCGCCCTTTTGACAAATCATAGTAATTCTGATAAACCAGGTGCAACTTGTTCTGTAGAGTTTATCCACTAAAAGCTCTTACAGTTGAAATACCTGCTAGTGACTGCAGTCATCTGACCATTTTCAGCAGTACTTGTGCCAGAAACCACTGTTGCTATGCATTTAGGCCCCTTTGAAATGTGAGAATTCTTCCTCAGATCCTGAGGGAATTAAAATATTTCTTgaaatttcctttttttccatAATATGCCCATAGTTTTCTGCTTGGCTCACATTTCGTTCTGTGCCTATGAAATAGAGATTTAGCATACTGATGTATTATATTCATTCATAGGTTCTACAAGAGAAAGGTATTCATATCTGGGATGGCAATGCTTCAAGAGAATATCTTGACAGGTATATCTTGGATATAAGCTGCATAGAATTTGTACTGTGGTTCTTGATCTCTAATCTACCTGGCCATCTTTGTAGTGTTGGCTTGGCACAAAGAGAGGAAGGTGATCTAGGTCCAGTTTATGGATTTCAATGGCGACACTTTGGTGCTGAGTAAGCTTTCAtttctccttccctccctcctctcttgctctctctctctcattaaGTCTCTCTTGGCCATGTTGTCTAATAAAAATGACATTTGACAGATATACAGACATGCATGCTGACTACACTGGAAAAGGTTTTGATCAACTAATGGATGTGATTGACAAGATCAAGAATAATCCTGATGATCGTCGAATAATTTTGTCGGCATGGAATCCTTCAGATTTGAAGAAGATGGCTCTTCCTCCTTGCCACATGTTTGCACAAGTTAGTACAATTTGTCTGCTTGTTTTAAGTTTACTTTTTACTATTGGATCATTAACATATATTTTGTCTTGCTAATGATATTTTTAAGAGTCAAAGCACATAATTTGCGTATTGTGTGATAACTTTGCCAACTTGTACACTTGCATTCAATGTCTTACAGCTTCTTCCTTCCAGTTTTACGTTGAGAATGGGGAGCTATCCTGCCAGATGTATCAACGCTCTGCAGACATGGGACTTGGTGTTCCATTCAACATTGCATCATATTCTCTCCTCACTTACATGATTGCTCAAGTTTGTGGTATGTTCTTATATGCCTTGTTGTAAGGTTCTTGCTTATTGGGCATCATTATACATATCTAATTGGTTGTACTGTATAACAGTGTGTTAATTTTGATTAGTTTCATTAGGAAACATTAATTTTGTGAACtttgtttttttctctctttttaatTTCTAGTCGCAACAAATTTTAGAAGCCATGCTGTTTGTCATTCCATACATAAGTGTTGGGTACATGTTCTAGAACAACTTCTGAATAATTTATCTGATGCAAGGATTTGCTTGTATGTTGCCCCTTGTTTATCTTGGTGTTTCTTGTATCTAACAGATAATAGCAGCTAGAGTAAGCTGTTTTGCAACTCTAACCCTTTGTGTCTTAATGTTGCAAGATCTTTCTCCTGGGGATTTTGTCCATGTTATAGGGGATGCACATGTCTACAGAACTCATGTCCGAGCTTTGGAGGAGCAAATTCAGAAGATGCCGAAGCCTTTTCCAGTGAGCAATTCTTGACAgaattatttcaaaataaataaaaattttgtAGACGAAAATGAGATGGTTTGGTCTGTGTTTGTAAACATTCTGTACTTAAATTTTATGCTGCCCTTTTGTGCAGATTTTGAAGATAAATCCTTCAAAGAAGGACATAGATACTTTTGTGGCATCAGACTTCAAGCTGGTTGGCTATGATCCTCACCAGAAGATAGAGATGAAAATGGCGATATAATGGTAGCATTCTATCATTTCTACAGATGACCATTTACTTGTCATTGCAAGTTTGCTTTTTACAAAATTGAAGTTCTATAGTGCTTCTGGCTGCTGGTATTGCATATAGCTGATATTAACCTCATCTGCCAATTACAAACTACTAGGGGCCCTCATGCTCTTGTGTTGCTCTTTCCGTCCCTGATATTTTTAGAGTTGTCTCAGTAACTGTGCACTGTTCTGTTCATTCATGTCACTGCACATTTCTGATTATTGAGCTGGAACTAAAGGCATTTATGCTGTATCAAAAATCTTGTTATATCAGCATTTGCTTCACCGTGATCAATGTTTTTCTGCAGGTGTCTCAGCTGGAGTGCCAGCCTAGGAGCTCGGCAAAATTAGTTGGACTGCTACCAAACTAAAAATTAACCGAACATCGCACTAGCTTGTTTTTGGTGATGGTGCCGAATGTTCGTTCCATGGGAGATGTTCCCCACCTCCCCGGCCAATTTGTCATTGTACTCTGGTTGGGTTATCTGAACTCTACAACACACGCTCCCCTTTTATCCGGAGCTGGTGTTGATGACTCATTGCGAGTGAGTGCTGCTTCTGGGCAACGCCCTGTTGCAAGGGTCGACTGGCGTGTGCCCCGGCGACGATTTACTTCATGTACCTCGTGAGATACTCGTGTACTTGGTAAAACTCGGAACTGTTTGATGCCTGCATGTGTGCTGTCTGGTCCACTCCCTTTCGCCGTCAGAAAACGTCAAGCATGCTCAGAACATGTGCTCAACCGTGTTTTATTTCGCAAGCATGTGCTTGGACATGCGAGTGGCGTGCTTAAGAAAGGTACCAGCTGGTTCGCAGAGTCGTGTCTCGTGTGTTTACCAAATCCAGCgtgtaaaataaaatattttgccCACGTACGTGCGGAAAAGCCTGAAGCTGAGATGGTTGCACAAATGCCAGCGTTTTcattgttttgttgcaaaacactGTAAACACGCAAAAGCTTGACTCTTGCTAAATAAAAACTAAAATTGCCttgtattctttttttttgatacaGCCTTGTATGCTGTTTTGGTAGGAAGAGACTACGAACCTTCTGTCCAGAGCTGGCCTGTTGCTTGAGTGCAGAGCCAAGCAAATCTGAGTTGCGTTAGCTTTTGCTCTTCCACGAGGGACTGCGACGGACGGTGGCGAATCGGGATGTGACTTGTGCGTTGCTAAGTCAGTCACGgtccgttggggggggggggggggggggggggtggtgaGGTTTGGAGTTGGGGCCACGGCCGTTGCCAAGAGCCGCCGCTGTCCTTGTTGCAGCTGGCCCTTGGACGGATCGAGCGGCCAGCGGGCGACGCCGACGGGTAAGGAAAGTTTATAATAGAACGTGGCTCAGCGGAGCCAAGGCATGGAAAGTATTTTTTTGTTCCCGTGCGCAACCCCGCCCGACCCCTATCCCTTGGGCGCCTCGATGAGTCCGCCGGCTGCACAGGCAGGCACAGCCGCACAGGCGCGCAGCCCGCGAGGGGAGCCAGGCGGCGGGGATGCTGGCGGAAGGGGTGTCTTGCAGCGAGCACCCTGGAGTTTTCCGGATTCTGTTCCTCGAGGAGCAAATACTTGGCAACTTCGTTTGTTGTATGAGAGTTTGTAggcttttcttttcttatatATACTTATTAGGCAATTATGTCCGTGCGTTGTTACGGACAAAGTTAATATAAGTATCGGATATGTATTGGTGCCCGTATTAATTTGTAGAGATGTACATGATCGAGTCGTGAATGGAGGGAATTAGTCCGACTCGCATACGAATGGACTAAGGCCCACCCGTCAATAACACATGCTAGAGTTTCATGGGacgtgaggagagtttcatcaccaaaAAACTCATCTGGTACAGTTACCTAGTTTTCAGTCTAGATAACTATGTCCATAAAATTCCCACTAAGACTGGCCTTAGTATCTCACATTTTTCATAGATTGGAATAGAAATTTACAAGGAAAAAAATTGTTGGCAGTGtcaaatttaaataaaataatggcaAACCATAGGTTTTGAGCTAACCAAATATCTAATCAATTCTGACAAAGTTGATACTCTACATTATTATGTTGTGAACCATCAAACACAGAGTAATGACGTTGAGGTAGCAGGGCATCTAAATACACAACCACATCTCAAGTACAATCCGTATTCAACTATCCCCATTCCGTTATTTCTTTCGAGGGAAAACCCCATTTCTCCAATTACACAAAATAGCAGGGACCTCATCCAAAACCCCAAGGCATATTTCTATCCCCTCCGCCCCTTTCCCAATCTCTCGTCCACTCCGTCGCCCCCaccaacctcgccgccgccgccgccgctccccccaCCGACCCGTACTCCTTGACAGCatggcctcgccggcgccggcgacccccgcggccgccgcggcccacTCCCCTCCCCCGCGCATCGGGCTCGCGGGCCTCGCCACCATGGGCCAGAACCTCGCGCTCAACATCGCCGAGAAGGGGTTCCCGATCTCCGTCTACAACCGCACCGCCGCCAAAGTGGACTCCACGCTCCTCCGCGCGCGCGACGAGGGCGCGCTCCCGGTGCTCGGACACCGCGACCCGCGCGGGTTCGTGCTCTCCCTCTCCCGCCCCCGCACCGTCGTGCTGCTCGTGCAGGCGGGCCCTGCCGTCGACGCCACCATCGACGCCCTCACCCCCTACCTCGAGCCCGGCGATGCCATCGTCGACGGCGGCAACGAGTGGTACCAGAACACGGAGCGCCGCAtcgaggaggccgcggcgcgcgggatCCTGTACCTCGGGATGGGCGTgtccggcggggaggagggcgcGCGGAACGGGCCCTCGCTCATGCCCGGCGGCCACGTTGACGCCTACAACAACATCAGGGACATCCTCGAGAAAGCTGCGGCGCAGACGGAGGATGGGGCGTGCGTCACCTTCGTTGGGCCCGGTGGCGCCGGCAACTTCGTCAAGATGGTGCATAACGGGATCGAGTATGGTGATATGCAGCTCATCGCGGAGGCCTATGACGTGCTACGCAGAGTTGGGGGCCTGTCGAATTCAGAGATTGCGGATGTGTTTGCTGAGTGGAACAAGGGGGAGCTTGAGAGCTTCTTGGTTGAGATCACCGCAGACATCTTCACTGTGGCTGACCCCCTGGATGGGAGCGGTGGGGCGTTGGT
This genomic interval from Panicum virgatum strain AP13 chromosome 8K, P.virgatum_v5, whole genome shotgun sequence contains the following:
- the LOC120644352 gene encoding bifunctional dihydrofolate reductase-thymidylate synthase; this encodes MATAPANGDSQSGPQRNYQVVVAATRDLGIGKDGILPWKLLGDLKFFKDLTLSTSDPAKKNAVIMGRKTWESIPVKLRPLPGRLNVILTRSGSFDFATVENVVICGSMKSALELLASTPYCLSIEKVFVIGGGQVLREYLNGPACEAIHLTDIQSSIECDTFIPPIDFSVFQPWYSSFPVVESNIRHSFVTFVRVRKSLAETNDSNGKESTEVDSKNDKFETENFSFLPKMIFDRHEEYHYLNLVEDIIRSGAQKNDRTGTGTLSKFGCQMRFNLRKNFPLLTTKRVFWRGVVEELLWFVSGSTNAKVLQEKGIHIWDGNASREYLDSVGLAQREEGDLGPVYGFQWRHFGAEYTDMHADYTGKGFDQLMDVIDKIKNNPDDRRIILSAWNPSDLKKMALPPCHMFAQFYVENGELSCQMYQRSADMGLGVPFNIASYSLLTYMIAQVCDLSPGDFVHVIGDAHVYRTHVRALEEQIQKMPKPFPILKINPSKKDIDTFVASDFKLVGYDPHQKIEMKMAI
- the LOC120644353 gene encoding 6-phosphogluconate dehydrogenase, decarboxylating 2, chloroplastic — protein: MASPAPATPAAAAAHSPPPRIGLAGLATMGQNLALNIAEKGFPISVYNRTAAKVDSTLLRARDEGALPVLGHRDPRGFVLSLSRPRTVVLLVQAGPAVDATIDALTPYLEPGDAIVDGGNEWYQNTERRIEEAAARGILYLGMGVSGGEEGARNGPSLMPGGHVDAYNNIRDILEKAAAQTEDGACVTFVGPGGAGNFVKMVHNGIEYGDMQLIAEAYDVLRRVGGLSNSEIADVFAEWNKGELESFLVEITADIFTVADPLDGSGGALVDKILDKTGMKGTGKWTVQQAAELAVAAPTIAASLDGRYLSGLKDERVAAAGVLEEEGMPAGLLEKINVDKKVLVDRVRQALYASKICSYAQGMNLIRAKSEEKGWNLNLAELARIWKGGCIIRARFLDRIKRAYDRNPELANLIVDREFAREMVQRQNAWRWVVARAVEAGISTPGMTASLSYFDTYRSSRLPANLIQAQRDLFGAHTYERIDRSGSFHTEWTKLARRSNGAAI